From Solwaraspora sp. WMMD1047, the proteins below share one genomic window:
- a CDS encoding DUF4386 domain-containing protein: protein MNDAVRPALLARIAGLCYLLVIAGGLFAEMAVRGTLVVPGDPAATVEAIAENETLWRWGLAVHLLYLLPALVVNVLVSELFKSVQATLARLALACAVTSVAIEAMSLLQMYVPAAMLRERDALGGPDEALAYLAVRLFSAGFGIALVLFAGFCVLVGVLILGSRRVPRIIGWLMVAAGIAYVVNTLTFVVAPGVQERLVPLILLPSLVGELSLALWFLLRGDRLNDRHDSPEVLTSIAR, encoded by the coding sequence GGGCTCTGCTATCTCCTGGTCATCGCCGGTGGGTTGTTCGCCGAGATGGCGGTACGAGGCACGCTGGTCGTCCCCGGGGACCCGGCGGCGACCGTCGAGGCGATCGCGGAGAACGAGACGCTGTGGCGCTGGGGGCTGGCGGTCCACCTGCTCTACCTGCTGCCCGCCCTGGTGGTCAACGTTCTGGTCAGCGAGCTGTTCAAGTCGGTACAGGCGACCCTCGCGCGACTCGCGCTCGCCTGCGCCGTCACGTCCGTGGCGATCGAGGCGATGAGCCTGCTGCAGATGTACGTGCCGGCCGCGATGCTGCGGGAACGCGATGCGCTCGGCGGGCCGGACGAGGCGCTGGCATACCTGGCCGTCCGGCTGTTCTCGGCCGGATTCGGCATCGCGCTCGTCCTGTTCGCCGGGTTCTGCGTGCTGGTCGGCGTGCTGATCCTCGGAAGCCGGCGCGTGCCACGGATCATCGGATGGCTGATGGTCGCGGCGGGGATCGCCTACGTCGTGAACACGTTGACCTTCGTGGTCGCACCCGGGGTGCAGGAACGGCTGGTTCCGCTGATCCTGCTTCCGAGCCTGGTGGGGGAGCTGTCGCTGGCGCTGTGGTTCCTCCTCCGGGGCGACCGGCTCAACGACCGCCACGACTCACCGGAAGTCCTGACCTCGATCGCCCGGTGA